The genomic window CGGAGTCTATTGGGTGAAGTTCGGGCAGGCGCAGGCCAACGAGCCGGCGAGACCCACGACCAGCACGCCGCTCATGCTGCCGGACGACCGGCTGGCGGCCGACGTGCGCGCCGCGCTCGGCAGCTCGGCGGAGATCAAGAGCGCGATCGAAGTCAGCGCGCGCGACGGCGTGGTCACGCTCAAAGGCAAGGTCAGCGGGCTGTACGAGTCGCAGATGGCCGACTCGCTGGCCAAGGGCGTCTCGGGCGTGAAAGAGGTGAACAACCTCACCGAGTACGAGAAGGTGTCGCCCGTGGTGGGCGACACGGCGGCGGCGAGCCCGCCGCCGGCGGCGACGAAAGCCGCGCCACCGCGCGAGCGGCCCAAGCCGGCGGCGCCCAAGGGTCCGAGCGCGGCCGACAAGGAGCGCGCGCAGCAACTGGTGGCGCAGGGCGACAGCCAGCGCGTCAACGGCGAATACGAGGCCGCCATCAGCAGCTATAACCAGGCGCTGGGGCTGGATCCCGACAACGAGTCCGCGCGCGCCGGCATCGACAAGGCGCGCAAGGCCAAGGCCGCCGAAGACGCCATCATCAACCGGAGATAACCTCGGATGCACGCGCGTCGGAAAGCAGCGCTCGCGGCGATGTTGCTGCTTGGCTTGGCATCGCCCGCGCAGCAGCCGGCGGACGAGGCCCGGCGGGTGCTCGAGAAGGCGCTGCGATTCGCCGGCGGCAAACGCCTCCAGGAGATCTACGCCGTCCGCTACCGTTCAGCGCGGAGCTGGCGGGACCAGAACGGCGAGCTGCAGCGCTTTACCTTCGACACCTTCGTGGCGCTGCCAGACCGCGCGCAACTGGTCGCGACCGGGGCCTCCAACACGGCGCCCTTCGTGCTGGTCATCACCGCGAACGAGGCCCACGGCATCAGCGGCGGGCAGACGCAGACGATGCCCGCCTACTGGCTGACCAACTGGCAGAATTCGATGCGCCGCAGCTACTTCTACGTGGCGAAGCATGCCGCCGACCCGGATTTCCAGGTGCGCATGGTGGGCGACGGCCTGGTGGGCACGACGCCGGTGAAGGTGATCGAGTTGCGCTCCGGCGGCGCCTCGGCGCGCTGGTCGGTCGAGCCGGCGAGTGGGCGGCTGCTGCGGCTGGAAGAGACCGTCCAGGACCAGAACGGAACCAAGCAGCGCGCCAGCGAGCTCTCCGACCTGAGGACGGTGGACGGCGTGACCTGGCCGTTCCACGCCGAGTACTTCGAAGACGGCAAGCACATGGGCAGCGATGATCTTCAGGGCATGGAGTTGAATCCGCCTGTGGATCCGCGCTTCTTCTACCGGCAGCCGCTCGCGCTGTCGGAGGTGCCGTTCCGTCCGGCAGTCGCGACGGCGGCCAGCCTGGTGCGCCCGGCGGTGGTGACGGTGCGG from Terriglobales bacterium includes these protein-coding regions:
- a CDS encoding PEGA domain-containing protein, with translation MHARRKAALAAMLLLGLASPAQQPADEARRVLEKALRFAGGKRLQEIYAVRYRSARSWRDQNGELQRFTFDTFVALPDRAQLVATGASNTAPFVLVITANEAHGISGGQTQTMPAYWLTNWQNSMRRSYFYVAKHAADPDFQVRMVGDGLVGTTPVKVIELRSGGASARWSVEPASGRLLRLEETVQDQNGTKQRASELSDLRTVDGVTWPFHAEYFEDGKHMGSDDLQGMELNPPVDPRFFYRQPLALSEVPFRPAVATAASLVRPAVVTVRSQPGGAQVYVDDIPKGTTSAAEGRLVLTDVAAGPRRLRVSAGGYREWAKAMEVESGDELEVLVTLERAGPPPLTVEDVEKMLSAGVAPKRAAMLVQERGVDFVLDDAKEGRLRAAGADVDLLLAIAKAKR